Proteins encoded together in one Anopheles darlingi chromosome 3, idAnoDarlMG_H_01, whole genome shotgun sequence window:
- the LOC125957527 gene encoding uncharacterized protein LOC125957527 — MDFGTFVNRSGATAAAAAAATTTTTTASIIPEASILSERSCSMTILPTQDRSQPPPPRMSQLETLEAKMANIEVSLCAGTPRRRKGTSLGGSLSARSSPRPESAPGREPRTTTALQDREAVIQNLRLQLGLGKLPRPTGPPFDESERPVAEQRLAKLKQDSETKRHVIKNLKTALEKLDVTDNIDVRIRQAELEYALGREELQLLSLVEEARALQSRLDKPKQEPNTLYGMLQSGISFSLLAVRAATGRWNASTRNEQPGLWVDWVLDGETLQRGDRIIEINGRAVSGKNREELARIIGTHTKSEVVVARPKKTSSSAGMLPQQQQLQQTQADNVRLQHRISYLEDQVKELLASKENNVGGGSTIVRPGYAINGNGGAHITSISITSPPSTPPEGKTPQPPHIYNYIDEKSSSLSSRNTSPGHVTTTTIIKECDRINGELTNGASSEVMKYNLKNSLSSSKVNITNGASNGETLAAQYYSRKERDKREREARRLEREKYLLQFGAKLQRSTTDLESEPDRGRLQHSHSRSHARSVEYLNGERKRLVAAGGSTFESNGRRAMADMRKSLDFESDTNEHYASEPSGPSVKLSAVRPAPPKKPLRLSLQRAQSLQTVDGFVLETMAANGHDRKRGMKRSHKSGGSKSGELIAGGSSPYIENSAPLMQTASLGRQKYI, encoded by the exons ATGGACTTCGGAACGTTCGTTAATCGatcaggagcaacagcagcagcagcagcagcagcaaccacgacAACAACCACCGCTTCCATCATCCCAGAAGCATCGATACTGAGCGAACGGTCCTGCTCGATG aCCATTCTTCCAACGCAAGATCGATCGCAACCACCTCCTCCCAGAATGTCGCAGCTGGAAACACTGGAAGCAAAG ATGGCCAATATTGAGGTGTCACTGTGCGCCGGAACACCGAGACGTCGCAAAGGTACCTCCCTCGGTGGATCCCTCTCGGCGCGGTCTTCACCACGACCCGAATCGGCACCCGGGCGCGAACCGCGAACAACGACCGCACTGCAGGACCGCGAGGCTGTCATACAAAA CTTACGATTGCAGCTCGGTTTGGGGAAACTACCGCGACCGACGGGACCACCGTTCGATGAATCGGAACGGCCGGTCGCTGAGCAGCGGTTGGCAAAGTTGAAGCAGGACTCCGAGACGAAGCGCCATGTGATCAAGAACCTAAAAACGGCGCTCGAGAAACTCGATGTGACAGA TAACATCGATGTACGGATACGGCAGGCCGAGCTGGAGTATGCGCTGGGGCGCGAAGAGTTGCAGCTGCTCTCGCTGGTCGAGGAAGCACGGGCCCTGCAGTCACGGCTAGATAAACCAAAGCAAGAACCAAACACCCTGTACGGTATGCTACAATCGGGCATTAGCTTCAGTCTGCTGGCCGTGCGTGCCGCGACGGGCCGATGGAATGCGAGCACCAGAAACGAGCAGCCGGGCCTCTGGGTCGATTGGGTGCTCGATGGGGAGACCCTGCAGCGAGGTGATCGAATTATCGAGATCAACGGACGTGCGGTGAGCGGTAAGAACCGGGAAGAACTTGCACGCATCATCGGTACGCACACGAAGAGCGAAGTCGTGGTGGCACGTCCCAAGAAGACTTCCTCCTCCGCCGGTATGCTacctcagcagcaacagctccagCAAACGCAAGCCGACAACGTACGGCTGCAGCATCGTATCTCGTATCTGGAGGATCAGGTGAAGGAGCTGTTGGCCAGTAAGGAGAACAACGTCGGTGGCGGCTCGACCATCGTTCGTCCTGGGTACGCGATCAATGGAAATGGCGGAGCACACATTacctccatcagcatcacttcACCACCGTCGACACCGCCGGAAGGGAAAACGCCACAACCGCCGCATATCTACAACTATATCGACgagaagtcgtcgtcgttgtcctcccGTAATACCAGCCCAGGACACGTGACCACAACGACGATCATTAAGGAGTGCGATCGCATCAATGGAGAGCTAACGAACGGTGCTAGTAGTGAGGTGATGAAGTACAACCTCAAGAACTCGCTGTCATCCTCGAAGGTGAACATTACGAACGGCGCCAGTAATGGTGAGACACTGGCCGCGCAGTACTACAGCCGCAAGGAGCGGGACAAGCGAGAACGGGAAGCTCGGCGTCTCGAGCGGGAAAAGTATCTGCTACAGTTTGGGGCAAAGCTGCAGCGCAGTACCACCGATCTGGAGAGTGAGCCGGACCGGGGACGGCTACAGCATAGCCATAGCCGGAGCCACGCTCGAAGTGTCGAGTATCTGAACGGTGAACGGAAGCGCTTGGTAGCAGCGGGCGGGTCAACATTCGAATCGAACGGAAGGCGTGCGATGGCGGATATGCGGAAAAGTCTGGACTTTGAAAGCGATACTAACGAACATTACGCATCGGAGCCGTCGGGACCGTCGGTGAAGTTGTCGGCGGtgcgaccagcaccaccaaagaAACCACTCCGGCTATCGCTGCAACGCGCTCAGAGTCTGCAGACGGTCGATGGGTTTGTGCTGGAGACGATGGCGGCCAACGGTCACGATCGGAAGCGCGGTATGAAACGATCTCACAAGAGTGGTGGCAGCAAATCGGGAGAATTGATCGCCGGGGGCAGCTCACCGTACATCGAAAACAGTGCGCCACTGATGCAGACGGCATCGCTGGGCCGGCAGAAGTATATCTAG
- the LOC125957545 gene encoding uncharacterized protein LOC125957545 — protein MKVLVVLSAVLCVALAKDQPKKAIVYLNGKAGVTGNVTISQPSCTEPVFIEINAVGLAPGKHGFHIHEKGDLTDGCASTGGHYNPDKVSHGAPNDQVRHVGDLGNIVADENGIAKTSYSDTVVSLYGARSVIGRAIVIHAEVDDLGKTNHPDSLKTGNAGGRVACGVIGILAPFEEAEEECSSGQPALVFPAVTIFASFCAARMLVD, from the exons ATGAAGGTGCTAGTCGTTCTATccgctgtgctgtgcgttgCGCTGGCTAAG GATCAACCGAAGAAAGCCATCGTGTACCTGAATGGTAAAGCCGGTGTGACCGGTAACGTGACAATCTCGCAGCCCTCGTGCACCGAACCCGTGTTCATCGAGATTAATGCCGTGGGACTGGCGCCAGGCAAGCATGGTTTCCACATTCACGAGAAGGGAGATCTGACCGACGGATGTGCCAGCACCGGTGGCCATTACAACCCGGACAAG GTTAGCCACGGTGCACCGAACGATCAGGTGCGTCACGTTGGAGATCTGGGCAACATTGTGGCCGACGAGAACGGTATTGCCAAGACGTCGTACTCCGATACCGTCGTCTCGCTGTACGGTGCCCGCAGTGTGATCGGCCGTGCGATCGTCATTCACGCCGAAGTTGACGATCTGGGAAAAACCAACCATCCGGACTCGCTGAAAACCGGAAACGCCGGTGGACGCGTCGCCTGCGGTGTGATCGGAATTCT TGCCCCGTTCGAGGAGGCCGAGGAAGAATGTAGCAGCGGCCAACCGGCGTTAGTCTTTCCGGCGGTCACGATATTCGCGTCATTCTGCGCCGCTCGCATGCTGGTCGACTAA
- the LOC125957541 gene encoding 23 kDa integral membrane protein — translation MKSKVMDNLRARFNSCGTTTIKYLLFVFNLIFAISGLVLLVAGIVVLVDVNDYQHFVQDRFMAPPVVLIVVGSFVFLVASLGCYGAIKESPKLLNAFAVFLLIVFIIEVAVAIAAIAFKTDLQDALRKQLDKSIARHNNADMMAWDSVHKKMMCCGIQGPKDWYDNLNKTMPASCCKPDLIEPDTNDCKNALPLFMDRYYQEGCLMKLEDHFSKNAVVLIAVGFAIAIFQLLGVFFACWLSASIKKSHA, via the exons ATGAAGTCTAAAGTAATGGATAACCTACGGGCACGGTTCAATTCGTGTGGCACGACGACTATAAAGtatttgctgtttgtgtttAATCTTATTTTTGCG ATTTCAGGATTGGTCCTGCTGGTCGCCGGTATCGTAGTGTTGGTAGATGTCAACGACTATCAACACTTCGTGCAGGACCGCTTCATGGCTCCACCCGTGGTCCTAATCGTCGTCGGATCGTTCGTATTTCTCGTCGCTTCACTCGGTTGCTACGGGGCAATCAAGGAGTCTCCGAAACTGTTGAACGCATTTGCCGTATTCCTGCTGATTGTTTTCATCATCGAGGTAGCCGTAGCGATTGCGGCCATTGCTTTTAAGACCGATCTTCAGGATGCGCTGAGAAAGCAGCTGGATAAGTCCATTGCGCGGCACAACAACGCTGATATGATGGCCTGGGATAGCGTGCACAAGAAGATGATGTGCTGCGGAATTCAGGGACCGAAGGATTGGTACGATAATCTGAACAAAACGATGCCCGCCAGCTGCTGCAAGCCCGATCTTATTGAACCGGATACCAACGATTGCAAGAACGCACTTCCACTTTTCATGGATCGCTATTATCAG GAAGGATGTCTGATGAAGCTGGAAGATCATTTCTCGAAGAATGCCGTTGTACTGATTGCCGTCGGATTCGCTATTGCCATTTTCCAGCTCTTGGGTGTGTTTTTTGCTTGCTGGTTGTCagcatcaataaaaaaaagccacGCCTAA